From Asterias amurensis chromosome 3, ASM3211899v1, a single genomic window includes:
- the LOC139935275 gene encoding uncharacterized protein, with protein MAVLYPCLNFGAATLLVTVAWVFFGRNLSFGTLSVVMYFPTLVALLFMAVNNDGEFWQFFSRTIGGHHFLQPDKVTNFSVVSACWIAIAFTILLITLCALLSVSMGWGHLTKQQKDQRSSEVKQLMIRRKIWGFLRVAGEEIGWRCYLLPCLMESFTPSQALAVSGVIWGLFHVPIMILLTGRINIDRRWTTVIIQCIAVFLSAFPHGWIAIRSGYALWPSAVMHYSWNILNPFVLGSIYTNTPGLVKGDQWLVNGEGLAGCLVSIPVAVLIIMNLST; from the exons ATGGCGGTTCTTTACCCCTGTTTGAATTTTGGAGCTGCCACACTTCTTGTGACTGTAGCATGGGTGTTCTTTGGAAGAAACCTCAGTTTCGGCACGCTGTCAGTTGTCATGTATTTCCCCACACttgttgctttactttttatGGCTGTCAACAATGACGGCGAATTTTGGCAGTTTTTCAGCAGGACAATTGGCGGACATCATTTCTTGCAACCAGATAAAGTAACA AATTTTAGTGTGGTATCAGCATGTTGGATTGCCATCGCATTCACAATTCTTCTGATCACACTCTGTGCTCTGTTGAGTGTATCAATGGGATGGGGTCACCTAACCAAACAGCAGAAAGATCAAAGGTCATCGGAGGTCAAACAGCTGATGATTCGGCGGAAGATCTGGGGATTTCTGAGAGTAGCTGGTGAGGAGATTGGATGGAGATGCTACTTACTACCATGCCTCATGGAGTCATTTACACCCTCACAGGCTCTCGCCGTCAG TGGTGTAATTTGGGGTCTATTCCATGTGCCCATCATGATATTGCTGACCGGCCGAATTAACATTGACCGGCGTTGGACCACAGTGATCATCCAGTGCATCGCGGTTTTCTTGTCTGCTTTCCCACATGGCTGGATAGCCATACGGTCCGGCTATGCGCTCTGGCCATCAGCCGTCATGCACTACTCATGGAATATCTTGAATCCTTTTG TACTTGGGAGTATCTACACCAATACGCCAGGTCTGGTAAAGGGTGATCAATGGCTTGTTAACGGCGAGGGTCTTGCAGGTTGCTTGGTCTCAATACCCGTAGCTGTACTCATTATCATGAATCTCTCAACGTAA